A single genomic interval of Lathyrus oleraceus cultivar Zhongwan6 chromosome 7, CAAS_Psat_ZW6_1.0, whole genome shotgun sequence harbors:
- the LOC127100647 gene encoding uncharacterized protein LOC127100647, with the protein MSSRTGRPTAVRSYRRRKAVLDLDLNRVPAGDNREQEGPSIQLEPQVVETQVNNQQQQANNQQQPPLIDVEAIDDDVIESSPRAFAEAKNNSRRNRGRTIVDVDLEEQTRVNNNIRYKRRREPPNRTIINCDLYINLEGSSSAPVENVKKLPEPPKEPVFNCPICMGPLVEEMSTRCGHIFCKACIKSAISAQAKCPTCRKKITVKELIRVFLPSTG; encoded by the exons ATGAGCTCTCGAACAGGCAGGCCGACTGCTGTCAGAAGTTACCGGCGAAGGAAGGCAGTTTTGGACCTTGACCTTAACCGGGTACCGGCTGGTGATAATCGCGAGCAGGAGGGACCTTCCATTCAGTTGGAGCCTCAAGTAGTAGAAACTCAAGTCAACAACCAGCAACAACAAGCCAACAACCAGCAACAACCCCCTTTGATTGATGTGGAGGCCATTGATGATGATGTTATTGAATCTTCCCCAAGGGCTTTTGCTGAG GCTAAAAACAATTCTAGAAGAAATCGCGGGAGGACTATAGTTGATGTGGATTTAG AAGAGCAGACTAGGGTAAACAACAATATTCGCTACAAGCGCAGAAGAGAACCTCCAAATCGAACCATTATCAATTGTGATCTTTATATTAATTTGGAAGGCAGTAGTAGTGCTCCG GTGGAAAATGTCAAAAAGCTACCTGAGCCTCCAAAGGAACCCGTCTTCAATTGTCCTATATGCATGGGCCCTTTGGTTGAAGAAATGTCGACAAGGTGTGGTCATATTTTTTGCAAGGCATGTATCAAGTCTGCAATAAGTGCTCAGGCTAAATGTCCTACCTGTAGAAAAAAGATCACCGTGAAAGAGCTTATAAGGGTCTTTCTCCCATCAACTGGTTAA
- the LOC127100648 gene encoding uncharacterized protein LOC127100648 — protein sequence MRTGLKNNVAYSFFDPEIGVLKDMIALITPDHVGMFRESYGGILKMVFRLTDCDRSAIHTLLQFYDPGLRCFVFPDYLLGPLMEDYVSILGIQIRDQIPFHVTRAEPDVLGISRALYLSPEMVKEGLKEKGKLPGFHLSFLEANAKEHAAVSNWKTVCALIAVSIYGIVLFPNQKNFVDHNAIRLFMQRNPIPTLIGDVYYSVHNRNEKRRGGLVRCCSQLLFRWFMGYLPSRGAFVQIDPSVKWSFRLMGLRADDIAWTHNGLAGQDFICSCGSLPNVPLVGVQGCINYNPMLLRRQMGFAIEGPPLGREIQESFYFPIDGNQTKLRQVLDEWRDIQRRGKVPYGKVNCRYFPLFEDWLRKRIESTFLPFPGGDSVCPMIEGPSSSVSMEEFLEMKRARDQLLAEKAELERSVARFQAANQEIKVKMEDQDKRHALEAKRFEMDTAYYGKISQALASSNREHDITKDKLFRASKVIEDEKRRQIIVRDQRDERARVLAAEWEAEKAKIKAERDHYMAERDHYFRQMKIHQKEVGRLQQENTELRFAAEFARMEGEIGPSAGPSSS from the coding sequence atgaggaccggtttgaagaacaacgttgcttacagtttctttgatccagagattggtgtgctcaaggatatgatagcattgattactcctgaccatgtgggaatgtttagagagtcatacggcggtattctgaagatggttttcagactcactgactgcgacaggagcgccatccacactcttcttcagttctatgaccctgggttgaggtgtttcgtttttccagattatctgttgggacctctgatggaggattatgtcagcatcctgggtattcagatccgtgatcagattccttttcatgtcaccagagcagagccagatgtccttggaatttcacgtgctctttatttgagtccggaaatggtcaaggaaggtttgaaggaaaaaggaaagctacccgggtttcatttgagtttcttggaggccaatgccaaggaacatgctgctgtgagtaactggaagacggtctgtgctctgattgctgtgagcatttatgggattgtgttgtttcctaaccagaagaattttgtggaccataatgctatcagattgtttatgcagagaaaccctattcctaccctgattggagatgtctactactcagtgcataacaggaatgagaagaggcggGGTGGTCTGGTTAGATGCTGCTCTCAGTTGCTCTTTagatggttcatggggtatttgccttcccgaggtgcttttgttCAGATTGACCCtagtgtcaagtggtccttccgattgatgggtctgcgggctgatgacattgcttggactcataatggtttagCTGGTCAGGACTTCATCTGCAGTTGcgggagtttacctaatgtgcctttagtgggagttcagggttgcattaattacaacccgatgcttctccggagacagatggggtttgctatagagggtcctcctctcgggcgagagattcaggagtccttctatttcccgattgatggtaaccagaccaagttgaggcaggtattggacgaatggcgagatatccagaggaggggtaaggttccttatggcaaagtcaactgccggtattttccactatttgaggattggttgcggaagaggattgagtcTACATTTCTACCGTTCCCTGGAGGTGACTCTGTGTGTCCTATGATCGAGGGTCCAAGTTCTTCCGTCAGCATGGaggaattccttgagatgaagagggccagagatcagttacttgcagagaaagctgagttggagagaagtgttgctcggtttcaggcagctaaccaggagatcaaagtgaagatggaagatcaagacaagcgacatgccttagaggccaagcgctttgagatggacacagcctactatgggaagatcagccaagctttagcatcatccaaccgggagcacgacatcactaaggataagCTGTTCAGAGCGTCAAAAgtcatcgaagatgagaagagaaggcagATCATAGTCAGGGATCAGAGGGATGAGAGAGCCAGAGTCCTCGCTGCAGAGTGGGAGGCAGAGAAAGCAAAGATCAaggctgagagagatcattacatggcagagagagaccactacttcaggcagatgaagattcatcagaaggaagttggaagactacagcaggagaataccgagctcaggtttgccgcagagttcgcaaggatggaaggcgagatagggccatctgcgggaccctcatccagttag